The window TGTGAATaagtagttttttgtttttttttaaataatagctgTCTGCTGGAGATGCTAAATGATCAGCCGGATGCAGATTAAAGTAATCAGGCCACTGACACATAGACAGAGGGTGTGCATGACGTTTAATAACATAATCATAAATACAGTACAGTCTGGACTTCAGCACACATGCTCTAGTTGCAGATCCAGTAAACAGGATCAATAATAACCCATCTCCGCATCAGTGATTGATTGTCATCTCAGGCACTTGAGGAGAACAGCAGAAGTTAAATAAATCACCAATAAAtgcattcatattcatatttcacATTCTCTTATTGCTCGAGGATGTAACCCAGGTCTAAACGAGAtaaatacattgtattttaaCAATAAATCTTCCATAGAGATAAAAATGATCGGTCTTATTTATatagaaataatacaaaaatattatttgcatttcatttgaatatatttaaatacactgCAGTGAAATTTAACCAATGAAATGATTTGATTTCACTGCAGAGGCGAATCAGCCAACTGTTTCAATGGTTGAAGGTAGCTCCGCCCATATTTGAAAGGTGTCAGTTTATGCGTGAACTGGAGAATTACGAGAAAGATGATCAGATAAATGAAGTTAGATCTGCTGAGTTCTATCTGTTGTTTTCGTctttgattgaatgaatgaaatcagcgTCTCTCCTgctgtaaataaactaaaataaagactaaaactgttgatcacaaaacattttgattaactgaaataaaatgaaaatattcacAATAAAATTCACAACTAACTGCGTTCACACTGAATGTGGTGAGAGCATCAAAGTTCGCTCCGGCCACCCTGACGACATCGCTGTCTGCCTTCACTGCTTCGGTGGAGAGAGCATCAAAATCGGCTACATTGacctcgtatttaaaggagccgttgcagcaaaTCCCTTACATTCCAGCATTAAAACATGCTTTGAGCATAAAAATCttgcactttttaattaaattgatttatcaatGGAAGATCTGGTTGTTGCGTGTCGTGTATGTTTGCTCCACTcctccaatatgtgtccatatgtctgaactactctgaagcagcagtactgttttgtactgtggTTATAGTTATtccagatttgtttttaaatatatacactattaataCACACCAGTAACTTTTTAATATATGTCCCTGTAAGAAAGCAtcgtaaataattgaaaatccgccgaccgcaataatcaaacccttaaGATCAAACCCTCGAGAACAACTGTGATCAGAACCAAAGTTcgcaggtctgtgttctctggactcctcaAGTGGTGGACTTCTACGTTCCGACTGTTTGCCGCCGAACTGCATCATGGCTCATTACCATAAAGATtttaactctcctcgacgcccataCCAGTGAAAACGTGCCGCGCTGCTTATCGCAGCCAACTcccattgaaaataaatgacttccggctactttgatgctctcgctgccttcggtgtgaacgcacagtactGAAACAGTCActgaaaaaactgaaataaagaaaaaaaatcacgatAAAAATCTACATGAAGCTAAcagaacagaaataaaaaatctgataaaGGAGCTTTCACACTAGCATATCTCCTCCACACCCGGGTTTGTTTGAAGTCAGAGTacagtacgtttagctagtggGAACATGTCTTCTGAACGTGAATGTGTGTACCCGTGAACCGTACCTGAGTCCGCCTGatagaggtggtctggggtacggtttgCGCAAACTCTGGTCCGGTTTACTTCTGGACTggtgtgaatgcaatcgtaccaaataacggaagggAACCGCCAACCGcacaacaaactttagttttcatagcggtcgttcatgtgtgtgtgtgtgtgtgtgtgtgtgtgtgtgtgcgtgtgtgtgtgtgtgagcgggaCTGAGCCAAGGCTAACACAGTGATAATGTCAAGGGGGTACAGTCCAGGCAAATGaatcaagtgtgaaagcaccctaaaacaacaattagcaaaaataaataatgattttcaGGATTAATAAGCACTCTGTGGTGATAAATCTGACCTGCAAAGGCTAGCAACCACTCAACCACTAAGAACACACAAGCAACCGCCTTACAACACCTTAGCACATGCCCAACAACCACTTAGACAACACGGGATCATTCTGAAAGTGTAACCCTgtgtacatttctgaagatcacaaattatgtagccagagaaacGTATGAACGCTATAGggcagtatgatgctgttccttttcacgaTATAGATATATATGCTGTTACCAGGTTGCTCAGTGGCTCGACACATACATGGGCAGACTTGAGAGTCAGTTGAggagtttgagtctggtgaagaacggttccagaaagcatgacaaaaacaaaagccaaagaataaaacaaaaaagtaaataacagggtaaaaatgtagtaaaaattgAAAATGAGGTAAAAACCAGCacagggattttctttttctggattgcttttcgagacactgtcggttgggtttagggaaggaggagggtgggtcagtcggtcagtcagtcagccagtagcggcctctggtggatttacgtgagaacagcaggtgtgaatggcactcatgagagaaatttgagatctgaaaaagcacacacagcgccctctggtggattcactaaaacaaaactgcaaaaagacgcacctcctgggatgtatttggtgctctcctgaaatgtatacaggggtacattttcagaatgagccaaggGTTGCAgttagaacaccctaacaaccgctTAGCGATGCCTCAGTGAGCACTTCCAAATCTAGAATACGCTGCTTTCATTCACTATTcatgtattattgtttttaagaTGCACCTCCAAGCCTTTCATATTAAATAACATATGAACTGAATTAAAGTATATCTTTAGTAATAGTATCGGAATAACATAATCTAAAATGCTCAAATCTATAATAGtctgtttttattgatttatttattaagatgCACCTCTGAGCGTTTCATGTTGAATGATAGTTGGCtgaacaaaaatacatattttaaacagtaacagaataaaaacacatttaaaatgcaaatgtctGTAAtgacctgagtgtgtgtgtgtgtagcgctgatctgagtgtgtgtgtgtgttgatggtgTCTCAGTACGGGCTCCGGCGGCTCATGGTGAGCGGCAGCGTTACAGACGACAGCGACGAAACCTCCCAGTACAGACTGCGGGACAGAAAGAGTCGATACAGAACCACCACTGAGATACTGCGACACAAGATCACACCCACGGTCAGCACCtgccgcaaacacacacacacacacacacacacacacacacacacacacagtattacAGTAACAGTCAGAGCTGGACTTGAAAACTGAAATGAAGAGTAAATCACTGTCACCTTCTCCTTCTGATGCTCATTGAGGAGTGTAGAGAACAGAAGCAGCACCGGGTGACACAGAAACCACAGCAAACagccctgaaacacacacacacacatacatcagacacacactcacatatattgccccattgacttccattatattcACATTTCTAGATTGTAAAGCTGCATGTCTACTGTTGATGATCAGCGTGCTGCATTAACCCTTCAGATGGGCCTGTGCTGAAGAGGTTCAGTGTGTTATATGGAGTtcagtggagtaaaacagcagattatagtgtgtgtgtgtgcagaaatacactgtgtttactgtgttctGACAGCTGAGGGGGTGACTTTGagtttctcagacatatcaagatAACTGCGCAaggatctcacacacacaaacacacaccatacTCCATATCAAAGCCTGAAACTGACACTGCAGCTGATGATCAACAGTGAACAGACACACTGTCCCTCTTCCCGACCAGCAGCAGTCAGGAATGCAGGAATCTCTGCTGTCATGGCTTTACCTTGGTGAAGCTGATGTAGAAGTCTCGTTTGAGCGCGCTCCGCTCCGCTGAGATGTTCTGATAGAGCAGCAAGGCCAGAAACAGAGCGAGCAGCACCCGCAGCAGCGTCAGCATCCAGCTGCACACACTGAGCCGAGTGTGTGAGAAACTGTGCTGCTCCACGTCCTCCAGCTGCTGCCAGACCAGCAGCGCCCCCTGcagacacaacacacactcacagcagcGCTTCATAACATTATCTCATtcaaaaaacaacatatttagcAAGTTATAACATTacttgggtggcacggtggtgcagtgtgtagcacaatcgccttacagtaagaaggtctctggtttgagtctcggctgggtcagtgtgtgtttctgtgtggagtttgcatgttctcctcgtgttggtgtgggtttcctccgggtgctccggtttcccccacagtccaaacacatgcgctataggggaactgatcaactacactggccctagtgtatgagtgtgtgtgtgtaaatgagtgtgtatgggtgtttccctgtaatgggttgcagctggaaggacatccgctgcgtaaaacctatgctggaatagttggcggttcattccgccgtggcaacctctgatgaataaagggactcagctgaaggaaaatgaatgaagtgacTTTGGCTCTTTTTGGTGACACTTGACTTGAAGTGGTGTTCGTAAGACTGTCATGAAGCCTTTATAATGATGACACAGCACATAATTGTGAATGAGATCTCATGCATGCTGTTATTGAGTGTCATTCTGCTCAGTTaggacattttaaatgcaaagctgacattGTTTATGACAACtaatacatcacaacctgtttcTGTCTTTGTCTTgaaacttgacattaccaagacaacaaaccGTTTGATTGGCATgacagaggaaacacacacacacctaagatgccttgagggtgagtaaaccaCTGGATACTTTTCGTTTTCATTTTGTGTGAAGGCACCCTTTATAAACTCCTCAGGATTAAAGGAGACCTAATCTGCCGCTTTTTACAAGCTGTAAAATAAATCACTGCTGCCTCTAGTGGAGTGTGAGCTCAAAAcagcacacaaataatgtttttacattacgctgtgtgtgctggagtgtagagtaggtgtgtgtgtgtgctgacctGAGTGATGGCAGCGGTGAGAGCGAGCGCAGTGGATGTGGGAGACGAGTCCCACTGCAGAGGTTTACTGGGAGACCGTCTGCTGCGACCCACAGACCAGCCCACACACAGACTCAACAACATGTAGAGCATCTGCACCTGCGCACACGtgtcacacactgacacacacacacatacagcacaccacacagacatacatacagCACACATACACCGTTTAATacatgaactgtccctttaaggctgACATTTGCCGACAGGAAAAATACTATAGAAATTTAAAGTGAATACTGTAGCATTTTAACCATACTATAGTACAACACTTGAGTTcacctgttgtggtgattatacagttgctatggtaacacaacaactacagtcgtcagtaattgatctgttgcggtgattctacagttgctacggtgACACAACTACAGTCgtcagtaattgatctgttgtggtgattctatagttgctacggtGACACAACTACAGTCatcagtaattgatctgttgtggtgattctatagttgctacggtGACACAACTACAGTCGTCAGTATTTGATCTGttgcggtgattctacagttgctacggtgACACAACTACAGTCatcagtaattgatctgttgcggtgattctacagttgctacggtgACACAACTACAGTCgtcagtaattgatctgttgcggtgattctacagttgctacggtgACACAACTACAGTCgtcagtaattgatctgttgcggtgattctacagttgctacggtgACACAACTACAGTCgtcagtaattgatctgttgcggtgattctacagttgctacggtgACACAACTACAGTCatcagtaattgatctgttgcggtgattctacagttgctacggtgACACAACTACAGTCgtcagtaattgatctgttgcggtgattctacagttgctacggtgACACAACTACAGTCgtcagtaattgatctgttgcggtgattctacagttgctacggtgACACAACTACAGTCgtcagtaattgatctgttgcggtgattctacagttgctacggtgACACAACTACAGTCgtcagtaattgatctgttgcggtgattctacagttgctacggtgACACAACTACAGTCgtcagtaattgatctgttgtggtgattttacagttgctacgGTGACACACCTACAGTCgtcagtaattgatctgttgtggtgattctacagttgctatggtgacacaacTACAGTCctcagtaattgatctgttgtgattctacagttgctacggtgACACAACTACAGTCgtcagtaattgatctgttgtggtgattctacagttgctacggtgACACAACTACAGTCgtcagtaattgatctgttgaggtgattctacagttgctacggtgACACAACTACAGTCATCAgtatttgatctgttgtggtgattcaacagttgctatggtaacaacaactacagtcgtcagtatttgatctgttgtggtaattctacggttgctatggtaacacaaaaactacaGTATTAAAATCAAATGATGGAACACTGTAGTTTTCTTCAACTATAGAGTATATtgtactacaatacaccacagtaaAACCTACAGTATATTACAGTTGATCTGTACAGTTTACTCTACAGTATGCTGGAGCCTTCTGGAACAGTTGTAGGTACTGTACATCATGTAGTGTGGTTAAACACTACTACACTTCACTATAGTCTGTTTTTCCTGTGGCTGATGGTGTGATGATGTGGTCCAGACTCACGTTCAGCAAGGCTCTTGGTCAGTGGCGTCCCCACACCGTCTCTGGCGTATCTGCGGAGTAAAGCACACACACTGGTCAGCGCAGTGTCGTCATGGAgactgtgatgtgtgtgtgtgcgagtgtgtgtgtgtgtctgaccggGCCATGTGTATGTAGTTGAGCAGCACTGATGATCCCTGCAGCAGCAGCGCAGCAGACAGAACCTTCAGCACGCTGTTCATCGGGCCGCCTTTACTCAGCGTCTGCCACAGCGGCTGTGCATAGATACAGGACGCCACGAAATACGACACCATCAGCAGGAAGAAGAAGCTGTGgagacctgcacacacacacacacacacacacacacacacacacacacacacacacacacacacaccccgatATACTGAGCTGCTCATCGCATTGAACTTATGTGTGTGGTGATTgtctgtgagagagagtgtgtttgtatttgtgagagagtttgtgtgtgtgtgtgtgtctgtgtgtgtgtctatgtgtgagagagagtgtgtttgtatttgtgagagagtatatgtgtgtgtttgtgtgtgtgtgtctgtctgtgtgtgtgtctatgtgtgagagagagagtgtttgcatgtgtgtgtatttgtgtttgagagagtgtgtAAGTGTATCTACGTATGTGTATGTGCGTgaaaaattgtgtgtgtgagagggagagtgtttgtgtgtgtgtgtgcgcaaattCTCACCCGCCTCCTCAGCACTGAAGTGATCCAGTGGGTTTCCTGCGCTGTCAGGGTTCATCATGGTGATCTGGAAGGGAATATCTGCGAGTGTGTTGCTGATCTGCATGTCCTGACAGGTGTATCGGTCTGCGTACATCACATGCCACGTCTGCGGCCTGGACTCATGCGGCATCGTCTGGTTCTGCTCCACTCGGCTCAGACTGACTGAAGAGGAGATACTTCACAGTAACATGTCTGCATGGCTTGTCTGAACATGTGAGCTCTAGTTTCAAGGGTCAAAAAGGCAAAGCACAGGGATGAAGTGATGGATGGCTGAATGAATCTTACTGGAGATGTGAGCTGAAGTGAGTCTCTCCAAACAGCTCAGGTTGTCGAATGCCTGCGAGCCCTGAAACAGCAGCAGTTTGGCCTCCTTCTGCAGGGCCATCAGTGCATCATCCACACGACACGCCATCAGGCCATTCTCACCTGCCGGAGaccagcatcatcatcatcatcatcatcatcatcaccaccaccaccacaatcATCATTACTGTCATCTTCTTCacaatcatcaccatcatcagtGCATCATCCACACGACACGCCATCAGGCCATTCTCACCTGCCGGAGACCagcatcatcattaccatcatcaccaCCAACACAATCATcgacatcatcaccatcatcagtACACACACCATCACAATCATCACCAAcaaaatcaccatcatcaccaataTCATCATTACtgttaccatcatcatcatcatcatcactacaaTCATCtgcatcaccatcatcatcatcatcatcaatacaATCACCATTACAATCATCACCAACAAAATCACCTTCATCACCAATATCATCATTACtgttaccatcatcatcatcatcatcatcatcaccatcatcatctctATCATTGTCATCAACATCACTATCACCGCCaacataatcatcatcatcagtacAAACACCATCACAATCATCACCAGCCAAATCACCATCATCACGATAACATCATCACtgttaccatcatcatcatcaacaccaccatcatcatcaataaaAACACCATCACAATCATCACCAGCCAAATCACCATCATCACAATATCATCATTACTGTtaccatcgtcatcatcatcatcaccatcattgtcatcattatcatcatcatcaccatcactgtCATCTGTATCATTccaatcaccatcatcatcattgtcaatcatcatcatcaccacaatTATTTGCATCATTAACACCACCATCATCACTATCActgtcatcatcaccatcataatcatcatcacttCATTTCATCATCACTACAATCATCTGCATTATTACCATcaacatcatcttcatcaccagtCAATCACTATCGCCATCATCACCAAAATCattacca is drawn from Danio rerio strain Tuebingen ecotype United States chromosome 6, GRCz12tu, whole genome shotgun sequence and contains these coding sequences:
- the gpr180 gene encoding integral membrane protein GPR180, with amino-acid sequence MACRVDDALMALQKEAKLLLFQGSQAFDNLSCLERLTSAHISISLSRVEQNQTMPHESRPQTWHVMYADRYTCQDMQISNTLADIPFQITMMNPDSAGNPLDHFSAEEAGLHSFFFLLMVSYFVASCIYAQPLWQTLSKGGPMNSVLKVLSAALLLQGSSVLLNYIHMARYARDGVGTPLTKSLAELCDTCAQVQMLYMLLSLCVGWSVGRSRRSPSKPLQWDSSPTSTALALTAAITQGALLVWQQLEDVEQHSFSHTRLSVCSWMLTLLRVLLALFLALLLYQNISAERSALKRDFYISFTKGCLLWFLCHPVLLLFSTLLNEHQKEKVLTVGVILCRSISVVVLYRLFLSRSLYWEVSSLSSVTLPLTMSRRSPY